The window TCAAGCAAACACATAGTGATCAGACGGCTCACCTGCATCTCCCCCACGAGCGCTGTCATCGCCCTGGGAAGCGAGATGTCGGGAGGAATCCAAGATGTCCGGGCCGAAGACATCACGGCCATCCACTCCGAATCCGGCGTCAGGATCAAGACGACCATCGGAAGGGGAGCTTACGTGAAGGACATATTCGTGAGAAGAATGAATCTGCACACAATGAAGTGGGTCTTCTGGATGACGGGCACCTACGGGCAGCACCCGGACGACAAATTTGATCCGAAAGCCATTCCGGTGGTGCAGAATATCAGTTACAGCAACGTGGTGGCCGAGAACGTGACCATGGCCGCGAAGCTGGAGGGGATTCCCGGCGCGCCCTTCACCGGAATATGCATCTACAATGTGACGGCGGAGGTGGTGAAGTCGAAGAAGCCGATTTGGAACTGCACCGACGTGGAGGGCGTATCGAGTCACGTGACGCCCACTCCCTGTGCGCAGATTCCGGAATATCCAGATCGTATAACGCATTGCCCCTTCCCTGAAGATGATCTACCTGTGAATGGTGTTGGGCTAGAGGAGTGTGCTTATCAGAGAGCCAAACCATGAGTTGAGATGCTTTCTACAACTCATGGTTTAATGGCATAACCTATGATGTCCTGAAGCTTGGCAGATTAAAATGTTTGCCTTGAACAAAGGCAGATGTAATTGATCATATATCATACTTGGGAGGAACAAAGGCAGATGAAATatccaataatatttcattgctataaatatggattattgaaaaaataagacatgttatttatttgaatacttttcttcaacttggaagtgttatattctttatttgataccAATAGTTGAaatgaatttttcaaagagaggATGACTTATGATTGTCACTAAAACGATTGATTTTATCCCTAATATTTGAATTCAGAACCAAATATATCTTCACTTTCAAATACCACGTAAGCACCCTATGTTGTATAGGATAGGTCGATTTATTTGAGGagaactttttctatgatcatatctgaatcatgttatgcatgaacaggCTTCGTTAGATCCTATAGAATAAAATAAGTGAGGTGGGATGATTCAATATTCTATTTATTCAACTTCCTTATTTAcagtatggaaacatattcatttcctcttcatcgatccaaatctataacactatcaaagtgaaataagagatctaaggtagaacataggttggactttattagtaacaagtaaatattttgtacgtaaaaaaattaagatattagggggataaacaccaataaaaaaatatgaggcaatccaaaaaacacttgattatgatcaaatttataagccgacttggatatcgagcgtttacctataagaactaaattagttgcgataaatagttgcaaccctagaaattagaatttagtaaatcatttcttacatagagtcattatatatgatacgtgaagatatgtatgaaaagtagattttatacggatctatttttgccattcatttcgttcttgctcgagccgaatgataaaaaattatcatatttggttccttcagggggtggatccataagaattcacctatcccaataacaaaaaaCCTTGACTAGAACGATACTATATTAAGAGAAAGTTcgcaaggtggccatggaaggcctaggtcgcacgttGGTGAGGAAGTTCTACTCGAACACCCtggtgagctggtcaaaggacaagACCAAAGATTGGTGCAATCGGTTGAACCACGCTTGTACCGGTCCCCTCAGGGTGGTTggaaatgcccggcacatcaatgcatcggaggtgtcatggagggccatctgagcccgaaatgcGGAGATATGCTCCGCGGGATCGGAGCCGCCGTCATATGTCTCCTATAccgacagcctgaagttgaggggtaccgacttgtcctgtacttcctgtgTGAAATGGGACCTACCTGAGCCGCCTTCACTAGACTCGCTCAGTGATATTTGGAACTCACGCTAGAACTCGTCCAGGCGTTGGTTGACCCAGGACAATTGGGCCTTGAGCAAGTCGTCCACCAAGTCAAACGATATGGTATCAGGCTCGAAGTAGGGTAGTGTGACCtagcagggtgcgggtatgctctgtTCGGGCGAACCTCTCGGGTCCATCGCTTACTCTCGGGCTTTCCCCCATCTCGACTTGGAACCCACTCGGCCTCTGTCGGGTCGAGTCAGTTGGGGGAGTCGCTAGCCACACGATTTGAGGAATGAGCGGAGCGAGCATctgcatcatgcccaccatggcttgcaATTATTTGGTCAGGCTGACgaatgcctcgggtgtcacgGCCGAGGGTCCCGTGGTTAGTTCGAGGGGTGACAACCATGGGTCATTGAAAAGGTGCCAGTAGCGATCTGGCGTTGAGGCCGGGATCCCCCCATTTCCGAGGGTGGGGAGGGATTGATTTCTGGGCTCGATGGAGGGGAGAAcggtcggtggttctccctcgaGGAGAGCTTCTACTACATGCTTCTACGAAATGGCCcttcttctagcgccaaaatgttagtgaacaagtataccatggctgatgagttagcacggtttggtccacgggtcaatgtcgggagccttCTATCGAGTGAGCTGGATGACAAGGTGGTCGTGCCCTCGGGAAGGGATGCTTATTAGCATTGGTCGGGCTCCGGTCGATTGACGACTCGTCCTTGCGCGTTGGATGGCGACCCCTGGGTTGAGACGCTCACAGCTCGCGAGTGGTCATTCGCCTGCagaaatggccctcgtcgggtgatccccgactttggccccttcgatgagcaagtcagtagtgggtggattgttttctatttttcttccctcctctcACCCCTGGACGGATGTTGGCCAGgggctttatactattgtacgagggttaATAGCACGTCGGTTCGACGTGGCCGCTGACTctcgagggatgggacgacaCTTATGACCGAGCTCTCGGGATGGGACATGTGGAACAGCTTCTTGGTACGGTTCTGACTTGACGTGTGGCTTCAGCTGTGACGTATCTTGGGGCCAAAATACGTCGTatcaaataatactatattaaggcaTAAAATGGCTATAGAGATAgggcataattattatggagaacccgCATGGCCCAATGATATTTCAGTAGCAATTCTAGGTACTATTGCATAGGCTTGGTAATTCTAGAACCATTAATGTAGGCTTTGAAAATATTACCCAAATGGTACTTCGTTCCGTATTATAAATACTCCATACAATGcccaataagttattaggtgttttttttaatggtttcaataccaatgagattattgacagcacttttttttaagaatattaataaatattaaaatctatttCATCATCGAATAGCTACAATAGACTTTTTGATTAGCAGCTCTTTGGTTAGGTATTGGGGCAACATTATTAATTGATAAATCGCtaactttaagtattttttaacttaattcaACTGTGAAATACCTAGATATAAGTATCTAAGAATAGTCACTTCAAAGTTACTATTCTTTgatacattaatttgattatgattatttcatgaaaatacatattgtgccaaaaagattaaaaataaatttcttctttctttacaaatttttctttctatttttattagaaaaagaagatgaaataattgTAATGGATTTAAAATGAAAACTTATTCTTAGTTAAATCAATTGTGAAATGCTTTGGTAGAGTGTCCAATATCTCTTTTACATCTTCTATGTGAACATATTCAATTCTCATAGGATCTTCTTGACTCTTATTTAAAGGGTCCAATAAtatgtgtatattggatcttttgagacaattattggtcttagaatgtaattctgattggccaataaaaatacatgtcaatataatttttttttagtttttttaaattagttaatctatcttggaaggtaaaaatgggtagagtaaacctatttttattttatttgaaattaatgtcctcttcctctgcatgtaggaaatgaataaaataaatcaattaaatcacGCGAAGTGCTTTCATagaagttaaacttccattcatcCACATCTCTTGTTTTTTATTCCCATTCCCATAGGAATGAATACTATGATTCACATTTCGAATAGGCATAGACATATCATCTTTAAGATAACTTCTATCTTGAGAGTTATTCACAATCTCCCCTAATGTAtaatctaattgttaggatcaagagcactaagagggggggggggtgaattagtgcagtggaaaactttcgacgattaaaactacgttcgtacgataagagcgatttcggtggaaaagccgattcgtaaatcactttaacttatgatcaagcaagatgcagttaaagtaagtctatgaaggcagtttgcagttatgatggaaattagaatgtaagcgtaaacttaaaatatgatgttcgtacgataaaactgatttacgtctaaacgtcgattcggaaaatactaaactttgaaacacgatcgtaaatgcacagaaggcagtaagctattgaggaggtttgcagtaaagataatatgctcaaagtaaatgcaaaccgagatttagagtggtttggtcaatcttgacctacatccacttttggcttcctccaccgacgagatcaccgacgtccactagaggccttccttcaataggtgaaggccaaccacccttttacagttttactccttttgacgggcttaggagataacccttacaaacttttctctcctctattgaaagatcaaaacttggaagaaaagagggaagagaacttctagaatttacaacacttttgagctctaaaatcacagagtaagatcaagcttttggtgcctttgggttaccctttcattgctgaaagggtggggtatttataggccccaacccaatttgaatttcgagctcaaaactgtcaattcccggaattccggggtctagcggttgcaccgcctggcagagctcgaagactgagcctctaggcagtatcACCTCTTgtaaggggtggttgcacctcctgccagagctcggagaccgagctcaagcggttgcacctcggttagaggtggttgcaccgcccagctagagctcggagactgagccctaggcggtgccaccgccaaaccaggcagtgccacctctggccaagtaatctgggtccgaatgggctaatccattcggcccaagtaatcttaagacatttactgcaacttgcttcggtgcgtcaatcgcttcttccggcgagcttccagcgagcttccgtcgatcatccgatgaaccctcggtgatgcttctacagacttccggcaaactcctggacttgcgacgatccacttggcaagttccgacgagcttctttggcaagctcctggacttctcggatttgttcccgcagaacctccgacgaccgttcgaacttccgtcgaattctcgaacttccaacgtgatcatagtcttgactctagcgcaactcctgctgcatgtcttactttcatcgtagttaatcccgcacatgtaaaacaaatctTCAatggagacaattaatcctaagcaattaactaagttgtccgacatgtcattggtccctcgacgcttcatccgattcttccgcgcatcgtcctttcctgcggcctattgcccaatcggccagttgactctgcaactccgatatccttggcacaatacccgctcttcttggcccgatgcccgagtccacgacccgaagccttttgtcgatacgtcaatcgatctaccggcccgacgtccaatcttctgacatgttcctccagcacaacattatttttactgctttaattgtctcatcctgatcggagcatcctacgtcactcaaaacactgattaaaacataaacatatatcaagtggtttcatcatcaaaatacgagattcaacgatctccccctttttgattatgacaactacttgatgacgaagtaatccttaactcctggagtttaaacaaactccctctatcaatatatcatattgatagaaccttgaattcaaactgaattcaagtcattgcaatgttcatcatgaatacttgcaacacgtcatcatgaacttatgcatagacttatgcataacatcatacttctccccctttgtcatcaacaaaaaggagaagtccaactattcttgtgtttggaatataagtttaactcattgcatgaaaaacagaatatcaagttttatcatcatgcagttttgaagctaaaaaatttagcaaatgttacatcatgcttagaacattcaagctatcatgttttagatatgcaagttttacaacatacaagatagcaaattcaaagatatgcaagttgacatatttgcttttctttgcgataggtaagatagcacttttgcttctagaaatatgcaagttagcaatctttgcttctttttttagatgagcaatttcttgcttcccttgcaaagtttgagctagcaattttgcttccattgcaaagtgcaagttagcatgttttgcatcttgagataggcaagatagcatatttttacattttcatgagATTTCaatctagcaattctcggtgatgttcaagatagcaatttcttctcttttgagaagtgcaaattttgctttctacttgaattgtgcaagccagctatctccccctttgtcattgtcaaaaagaagggaagaccctttatgtcaatttctaaatcatgacaaaggtgagtaatcattcttatttcaaaatttcataattaagataaaccttgaattcaaattaaggcaattttaatcatcatttacaccatatgcaatacatcacatacatcataataaaaagcataagtattacatgcatcattttagcaacaaatcatagcattttatcacatggcaagatatcagcaaataaaattacgatgcaagttattgatatcttaacatgattcaaatatttcaagtatttagcaatcatagcatttcatctatttctcattcaaatatagtactcatagtatcaattcatatttttctccccctttgtcagcaacaaaaaggagaacgatataaacaagttTTAAATGTAagcgcggtaatgattcatgccacaactaggtttatgtcatttttcaacaataagtgataggatatcaatttgaCAAATAACTTAAGGAAAATATGACttagagatagctttcattactt of the Musa acuminata AAA Group cultivar baxijiao chromosome BXJ3-2, Cavendish_Baxijiao_AAA, whole genome shotgun sequence genome contains:
- the LOC135630733 gene encoding probable polygalacturonase is translated as MLVVPAGRWLTGPFNLADHFTLFLDHDAVILATQDINEWPIIDPLPSYGRGRDAAGGRYSNLIMGYNLTDVVITGNNGTIDGQGETWWKMFRNKELNYTRGYLIELMYCKQVLISNITLVNSPSWNVHPVYSSHVIVSGITILAPVNSPNTDGIDPDSSSNVRIEDCYIVSGDDCIAIKSGWDEYGIAFNMSSKHIVIRRLTCISPTSAVIALGSEMSGGIQDVRAEDITAIHSESGVRIKTTIGRGAYVKDIFVRRMNLHTMKWVFWMTGTYGQHPDDKFDPKAIPVVQNISYSNVVAENVTMAAKLEGIPGAPFTGICIYNVTAEVVKSKKPIWNCTDVEGVSSHVTPTPCAQIPEYPDRITHCPFPEDDLPVNGVGLEECNSSRRWLTQDNWALSKSSTKSNDMVSGSK